From a region of the Paenibacillus sp. R14(2021) genome:
- a CDS encoding basic amino acid ABC transporter substrate-binding protein, translating into MKKWYVSAIVTLVAMLILAGCGAKKSENTGIENAGSAAGNSSDATTYMFASDASYAPMEYMDKDELKGFDVDFLDEVMKQAGLKYELHNVAWDAMLESVKQGKEYQAGISSISITDDRKQTYDFSMPYFESTNVIMVKEDSDIKSATDLKGKKVAVQGGTTADILMTKIMGEGNTDLKKFDSNAVALLELDQGGADAVVADIAIVRDYVKNNPGKKLKSIADSTNFNSEYYGLAFPKGSELKAKLDPAIKAIIENGKYAEIYKKWFGEEPNTANLK; encoded by the coding sequence ATGAAAAAATGGTATGTGTCAGCAATCGTGACATTAGTAGCCATGTTAATACTAGCAGGTTGTGGTGCGAAGAAAAGCGAGAACACGGGAATCGAGAACGCCGGAAGCGCAGCGGGCAACAGCAGCGATGCGACGACGTACATGTTTGCAAGCGATGCGAGCTACGCTCCGATGGAGTATATGGACAAAGACGAGCTGAAAGGCTTCGACGTCGATTTTCTTGATGAAGTCATGAAACAAGCAGGCCTCAAGTACGAGCTGCACAACGTTGCTTGGGACGCGATGCTTGAGAGCGTGAAGCAAGGCAAAGAGTATCAAGCCGGTATTTCGAGTATCTCCATTACCGACGATCGGAAGCAAACGTATGATTTCTCCATGCCGTACTTCGAATCGACGAACGTTATCATGGTGAAGGAAGACAGCGACATTAAGAGCGCGACTGACCTGAAGGGCAAGAAGGTTGCCGTGCAGGGCGGAACGACTGCTGATATCCTCATGACCAAAATCATGGGGGAGGGCAACACGGATCTGAAGAAATTCGACAGCAACGCTGTAGCGCTGCTTGAGCTCGATCAAGGCGGCGCGGATGCCGTCGTGGCCGACATTGCTATCGTCAGAGACTACGTGAAGAACAACCCTGGCAAGAAGCTGAAGAGCATTGCGGATTCTACGAACTTCAACTCCGAGTACTACGGCCTCGCTTTCCCGAAAGGCAGCGAGCTGAAGGCGAAGCTGGACCCTGCAATCAAGGCGATTATCGAAAACGGAAAATACGCAGAAATTTACAAGAAATGGTTTGGCGAAGAGCCGAATACGGCAAACTTGAAATAA
- a CDS encoding histidine kinase: MAGYRRKTPEELLLSISKIHRGRLKIYIGAVSGSGKTYHMLREGQALKQQGIEVVVCAVSTMRRPETVEQLADLERIPSIHWMKGDVEKKDLNLDAIVERNPEVLLVDSLAHENRPNARFATRLEDIRFLLSKGISVITTVNVYELEGVTEQAQKLTGISAECTVPADLLELADEVRLIDVSPETILNRLNEGRLNNIKDPELLKRGNVGKLRELTLRLVAEGVNESLEKYRAEQGFIGPSGASERILVAAQYHINGSIYIRRGQQIAKRLGGDLQVVVFDDASQEPTKERDAFKKSILKLVEKVGAGFREISITNRRQVPRALIRYAMLINATRIVMGHSKQTRAEELRQGSIGRSVLKQSRNIDVYFMADRAEHEGERVLETKRSAPKPPSEPYRRLSTQEVEKKIERIRRGTFKVYIGAAPGAGKTYMMLREGNDLLRKDIDVVIGFVETHGRPGTEAQLGQLKLVPRMVIQDHGKSSEEMDVAAIIARNPEVVLIDELAHANAPGSRNKRRYEDIQEILNAGISVISTLNVQHLESLKDSVEKITGCTVAETVPDNFLRLADEMELIDVAPGALQERMREGSIYKSEDVEGALAGFFKTGNLIALRELALREIADDVDERLEAWERNGSLRGPWRRHESIFVAVTASMNAERLIRRGFRIAYRLKADWHVHYVQEHGNHSEEHRKRIAEIKELVERLGGTFEAEAGVSEQKVPEALLAKANALKSTQIILGQCGRSFWSKLTHKPVIETLLREGRHMDILVVADFNPNMALGEEDE; this comes from the coding sequence ATGGCCGGTTACCGCCGTAAAACTCCGGAGGAATTGCTGTTATCCATTTCTAAAATCCATCGCGGTCGACTTAAAATCTACATCGGCGCCGTCAGCGGCTCCGGGAAAACCTATCATATGCTGCGCGAAGGCCAGGCGCTCAAGCAGCAGGGGATCGAGGTCGTCGTCTGTGCCGTATCGACGATGCGCCGTCCGGAAACCGTGGAGCAGCTCGCGGACTTGGAGCGTATTCCGAGCATCCACTGGATGAAAGGCGACGTCGAGAAGAAGGATTTGAATTTGGATGCCATCGTAGAACGCAATCCCGAGGTGCTGCTGGTGGATTCACTGGCGCATGAGAACCGCCCCAATGCCCGGTTTGCAACACGGCTGGAGGATATTCGCTTCCTGCTCAGCAAAGGAATAAGTGTTATTACGACCGTCAACGTCTACGAGCTTGAAGGTGTGACGGAGCAGGCTCAGAAGCTGACAGGCATCTCGGCGGAATGCACGGTGCCGGCGGATTTGCTGGAGCTTGCGGACGAGGTGCGTCTAATCGACGTATCGCCTGAGACGATTCTGAACCGTTTGAACGAAGGCCGGCTGAATAACATTAAAGATCCTGAGTTGTTGAAGCGAGGGAACGTCGGCAAGTTGCGTGAATTGACGCTTCGCTTAGTTGCCGAGGGCGTCAACGAGTCGCTGGAGAAATACCGCGCGGAGCAGGGGTTCATCGGTCCTTCCGGGGCGTCGGAACGGATTCTTGTCGCCGCACAGTATCATATCAACGGTTCGATCTATATTAGGCGCGGCCAGCAAATCGCCAAGCGGCTCGGCGGCGATCTGCAGGTTGTCGTCTTCGACGATGCTTCCCAGGAGCCGACCAAGGAGCGGGATGCATTCAAGAAATCCATCCTGAAGCTGGTAGAAAAGGTCGGCGCGGGCTTCCGTGAAATTTCGATTACGAACCGCCGCCAGGTTCCTCGCGCGCTCATCCGCTACGCGATGCTCATTAACGCGACGCGTATTGTTATGGGACATTCCAAGCAGACGCGTGCGGAGGAGCTGCGGCAGGGCTCGATCGGCCGGAGCGTCTTGAAGCAGTCGCGCAACATCGACGTGTACTTCATGGCCGACCGTGCGGAGCACGAAGGCGAACGGGTGCTGGAGACGAAGCGTTCGGCGCCTAAGCCTCCCTCCGAGCCGTATCGCCGTTTGAGCACGCAGGAAGTGGAGAAGAAGATCGAGCGGATCCGCCGCGGCACGTTCAAGGTGTATATCGGAGCAGCGCCGGGGGCCGGCAAGACGTATATGATGCTGCGCGAAGGCAATGACTTGCTGCGCAAAGATATCGACGTCGTGATCGGCTTTGTCGAGACGCATGGACGTCCAGGCACGGAGGCGCAGCTCGGTCAGCTGAAGCTCGTCCCTCGAATGGTCATCCAAGACCATGGGAAATCCAGCGAGGAGATGGATGTCGCCGCTATCATTGCTCGCAATCCGGAGGTCGTGCTGATTGACGAGCTCGCGCATGCGAATGCGCCGGGCAGCCGGAACAAACGCCGCTACGAGGATATTCAGGAAATTCTGAACGCCGGTATTTCCGTTATTTCCACGCTGAACGTGCAGCATTTGGAGAGCCTGAAGGACTCCGTGGAGAAAATAACGGGCTGCACGGTTGCCGAAACCGTGCCGGATAATTTCCTTCGTCTGGCTGATGAGATGGAGCTGATCGACGTTGCTCCGGGCGCATTGCAGGAACGGATGCGGGAAGGCAGCATCTATAAGAGCGAGGACGTGGAAGGGGCACTCGCCGGTTTCTTCAAAACAGGCAACCTCATTGCGCTTCGCGAGCTCGCCCTGCGAGAGATTGCCGACGATGTGGATGAGCGGCTCGAAGCATGGGAACGGAACGGCTCCCTGCGGGGACCGTGGCGTAGGCACGAATCGATCTTCGTCGCAGTTACCGCAAGCATGAATGCGGAGCGTCTGATCCGCCGCGGCTTCCGGATTGCCTATCGGCTGAAAGCCGACTGGCATGTGCATTACGTGCAGGAGCACGGCAATCACTCGGAGGAGCATCGCAAGCGGATTGCGGAGATCAAGGAGCTGGTCGAACGTCTCGGCGGTACGTTTGAGGCGGAGGCAGGCGTTTCCGAGCAGAAGGTACCGGAAGCATTACTTGCGAAAGCCAATGCGCTCAAGAGCACCCAAATTATTTTGGGTCAATGCGGCCGCAGCTTCTGGAGTAAATTGACGCACAAGCCTGTCATCGAAACGCTGCTGCGGGAAGGCCGCCATATGGATATTCTCGTCGTGGCGGATTTCAACCCCAATATGGCGCTTGGCGAAGAGGATGAGTAG
- a CDS encoding amino acid ABC transporter ATP-binding protein gives MIQVTGLSKAFGDNVVLKDVSASIANQEVVVVIGPSGSGKSTFLRCLNLLEKPTGGDILIEGKSLMDKRTNITTIRADVGMVFQQFNLFPHLKVIDNITLAPVQIRKWPIQKAREKAMELLRKVGLEDKAGVYPPSLSGGQAQRVAIARALAMEPKIMLFDEPTSALDPEMVGEVLAVMKQLAKEGMTMVVVTHEMGFAREVGDRVVFMEQGYIVEQGTPSDLFERPQQERTKAFLSKVL, from the coding sequence ATTATTCAAGTAACGGGCTTGTCCAAAGCCTTCGGCGACAACGTCGTGCTCAAAGACGTTTCCGCATCGATTGCGAACCAGGAAGTGGTCGTCGTGATCGGTCCTTCGGGCTCGGGCAAATCCACCTTCCTCCGCTGCCTTAATCTGCTTGAAAAGCCGACAGGCGGCGATATCCTCATCGAAGGCAAATCGCTGATGGACAAGCGGACGAATATTACAACGATCCGTGCGGACGTCGGCATGGTGTTCCAGCAGTTCAACCTCTTCCCGCATTTGAAGGTGATCGACAACATCACACTGGCGCCGGTGCAAATCCGCAAATGGCCGATTCAGAAGGCGCGGGAGAAAGCGATGGAGCTGCTGCGCAAGGTTGGCTTGGAGGACAAGGCAGGCGTCTACCCGCCATCGCTCTCCGGCGGTCAAGCCCAGCGTGTCGCGATCGCCCGCGCGCTTGCGATGGAGCCGAAGATCATGCTCTTCGACGAGCCGACCTCGGCGCTTGACCCCGAGATGGTCGGCGAGGTGCTTGCCGTCATGAAGCAGCTGGCCAAGGAAGGGATGACCATGGTCGTGGTCACCCACGAGATGGGCTTCGCGCGCGAAGTCGGCGACCGCGTCGTCTTCATGGAGCAGGGCTACATCGTGGAGCAAGGTACGCCGAGCGACTTGTTCGAGCGTCCGCAGCAGGAGCGGACGAAGGCATTCTTGTCGAAGGTGCTGTAG
- a CDS encoding amino acid ABC transporter permease, producing MDFRFDIIWDYAPLLLRGTLYTIWISIASILLGSIFGLGVSLGKMSRYWFLRWPMQSYINFFRGTPLLVQIFIVHFGLIPLIYGKTNAIIAAVVALSLNSAAYSAEIYRAGILSIDKGQMEAAQSLGMTHFQAMRFIVLPQAIRRMIPAFGNEFIQLLKDSSLLALITVPEIMYWGNAMKNQYIRIWEPYMAAAVIYFILTYTLNKVLVAIERKVS from the coding sequence ATGGATTTTAGATTTGATATCATCTGGGATTATGCGCCTCTGCTGCTGCGGGGCACGCTGTATACGATTTGGATATCCATAGCTTCGATTTTGCTGGGCTCGATTTTTGGGCTTGGCGTAAGCTTGGGCAAAATGTCGCGGTATTGGTTCTTGCGCTGGCCGATGCAATCGTATATCAACTTCTTTCGCGGAACGCCGCTACTGGTGCAAATCTTTATCGTGCACTTCGGATTGATTCCGCTTATCTACGGCAAGACGAATGCCATTATTGCGGCTGTCGTAGCGCTGTCACTCAATTCAGCGGCCTATTCGGCTGAAATTTACCGGGCAGGTATTCTCTCCATTGATAAAGGGCAGATGGAGGCAGCACAGTCGCTTGGGATGACGCATTTTCAAGCGATGCGGTTCATTGTGCTTCCGCAGGCTATCAGACGAATGATTCCGGCGTTCGGCAACGAGTTTATCCAGCTGCTCAAGGATTCTTCCTTGCTCGCGCTCATTACGGTTCCCGAGATTATGTATTGGGGCAATGCGATGAAGAATCAATATATTCGGATCTGGGAGCCGTACATGGCGGCGGCAGTTATCTATTTCATCCTCACGTACACGCTCAATAAGGTGCTGGTAGCGATAGAAAGGAAGGTGAGCTGA